A window of Aurantibacillus circumpalustris genomic DNA:
AAAATTCCCAACAGTAATCGTAGCCTTTTTAAATGGATCATAAGAAAGGTATACTTGTTTAATTATTAATGAGGTTCCATTATTGCCATAATTTGCAATCTCTCCTCCCAATCCATAAGCTAAATCAACTAAAGCTTTTAAACTCTTTGCAGAGTACTCAAATTTAGTTTGCGCCATGCTTAGCGATAGTCTATTATGATAACGGTCAAACACACGACCTGCACCATTTGAACCAATTAAACTACTATTTGCAGGTTTATTGAGGTCGTATGAATAATACGTATCAATCAATCCACTAATTTTAATATTTTGTTCAATTTGATTCACTAAAGAATTAATTGTGGAATCACTTTTGTGATGTTCTATTCTAAATTTTTCTAATTCTAATAAAAACCGAATGTCACTCTTGGCTTGTTCTAAATCAAAAGCCTCTTTTACAATCAAGCTAGTATCAGCACCTTTAATAGTATCATTTTTTTTCTCCGTTGATATGGCAAATCTATTTTTGTAATAAACTTCTATTGTCACTTTAGGATTATTACTTTTTTTAAGTTCATAGTAATCCTTTCCTTCTGAAAAGGCAATTAACGCAATAAGTTCTGCTTCAACATCGTCTAACAAATCGTTCTTAAGGTTTTTAGAGGGGTTGTTTATATAGGAATCAAAAACATGCTTGATCTCCTTATCAGAAATAATATTATCTTTATTTAAGTCTGCAAATAATAAACGTGTTGGAAGTGTATATAACCCCGCTTTTTCTGCAGAATTTTGAGCATTTAAAGAATAATTTATCATAAAAAAAAGTATAATAAATATGTATTTAAAAATCCTCGAAATGTTATATACAAATACTGAGTTCACCTTAAAATCTTAGTTTTTTGAATTAGGCATTTACTTCTTCCTGTTCTCTTACTAAAAAATCGATTTCGTTCCTAGCAAAAATTTTATTTATATCCACCAACATCATAAACTTATCGTCTACTTTAATCATGCCATCAACAAAGTCTAAATTTTGTTTCATACCCGTTAATGGAGAGTTTTGAATTTCGCTCTCACTTATTTCAAAAACTTCAGATACAGAATCCACAAGAATACCAACAGTGATAGGTTTATTTTCTACCTCAATGTTTACAACAACGATACAAGTGTTTACAGTATGCGCAATTGAATTCATTCCTAATTTTACACGGGTATCAATAACCGGAAGAGGCTCACCTCTCATATTAACAACACCTTTAACAAAATCAGGCATTTTTGGAACTTCCGTTATAACTGGTACTTCTATTATTTCTAGAACGCGAAATACTGGAATGGCTAATAATTCATTGTTTAGTTCGAAAGACAAATATGACCAACTATTCGTAACTTCTTGTTTAATGTTTTTTTGAGATTCTGTATTCATTTGTGTTTTTCTTTTAATTTTCGACAAATGTAG
This region includes:
- a CDS encoding porin; the protein is MINYSLNAQNSAEKAGLYTLPTRLLFADLNKDNIISDKEIKHVFDSYINNPSKNLKNDLLDDVEAELIALIAFSEGKDYYELKKSNNPKVTIEVYYKNRFAISTEKKNDTIKGADTSLIVKEAFDLEQAKSDIRFLLELEKFRIEHHKSDSTINSLVNQIEQNIKISGLIDTYYSYDLNKPANSSLIGSNGAGRVFDRYHNRLSLSMAQTKFEYSAKSLKALVDLAYGLGGEIANYGNNGTSLIIKQVYLSYDPFKKATITVGNFATPIGYEVIEASNNFNYSVSNLFTNGPFYHTGIKMDLTLSEKIKLMGGIVSGWDKISDDNKAKTFMSQVSLTPNDKSFLILNWIGGNEAPSSLTGDTIKVFKQMLDLSYETGLTKKIRVALNAAYGLNNFDGKKNTWGGAALYLKYKINSMLTIGSRTEFFDDSQKVQYLGCSYLGQTMTLAIEPLKNIAIKLEFKKDFASLPVYYKGRDNELSKNQTTLGIAIIGKF
- a CDS encoding chemotaxis protein CheW, which encodes MNTESQKNIKQEVTNSWSYLSFELNNELLAIPVFRVLEIIEVPVITEVPKMPDFVKGVVNMRGEPLPVIDTRVKLGMNSIAHTVNTCIVVVNIEVENKPITVGILVDSVSEVFEISESEIQNSPLTGMKQNLDFVDGMIKVDDKFMMLVDINKIFARNEIDFLVREQEEVNA